In the genome of Candidatus Saccharibacteria bacterium oral taxon 488, one region contains:
- a CDS encoding thioredoxin domain-containing protein has translation MNRQKTAGIALIWVILGIMITGIVALFIYGIVNRPPNRHIGDGKPWNEKMSQGSAEAKHVFVDYTDYFCSFCAEVEAATNTNFFKNDYIKSGKVRYEHRVVTLLKEVTNNTESGAHAAFCAADQDKYWQYTHDIVPRIKRDYFDKGIGVKNVAVPQKIPPLPLEYFLTSANSVGMDEAKFADCMTKKPHQNEIENNTKKALSLGVSGLPYMVVNDYVASGFMGGENGLKAILKAGGAY, from the coding sequence ATGAATCGACAAAAAACAGCCGGCATAGCACTCATTTGGGTCATCCTGGGGATTATGATCACGGGAATTGTAGCACTATTTATTTATGGTATTGTCAATCGCCCACCAAATCGCCACATTGGTGACGGCAAGCCGTGGAATGAAAAAATGTCGCAAGGCTCTGCCGAAGCCAAGCACGTGTTCGTTGATTACACTGATTATTTTTGTTCGTTTTGTGCCGAAGTCGAAGCAGCCACCAACACCAATTTTTTCAAGAATGACTATATCAAATCAGGCAAAGTTCGTTATGAACACCGCGTAGTCACGCTGCTCAAGGAGGTCACTAACAACACCGAATCTGGCGCCCACGCTGCGTTCTGTGCCGCCGACCAAGACAAATATTGGCAATATACCCACGACATCGTGCCGCGCATTAAACGTGATTATTTTGACAAAGGAATTGGTGTGAAAAACGTTGCCGTGCCGCAAAAAATTCCACCGCTGCCGTTAGAATATTTCCTAACTTCTGCCAATAGTGTCGGCATGGACGAGGCAAAATTTGCTGATTGTATGACTAAGAAACCGCACCAAAATGAGATTGAGAATAATACCAAGAAAGCCCTTTCGCTTGGCGTGAGCGGCCTGCCATACATGGTAGTCAATGACTATGTCGCCAGTGGATTTATGGGCGGCGAAAATGGGCTGAAGGCAATTTTGAAAGCCGGCGGAGCGTACTGA
- a CDS encoding polysaccharide deacetylase family protein, whose translation MTAIGVLFYFHSKQPPAQRPTVLEDEKYYFTDSRYAGIRSKFVTRDTKHEKVSIEYPITSNSKINKLIARAIDRADGDFRHTATNAPTFDRPMTEAISYQVTHNNSTALSMIVNIKQDMHGAHPVSLTHFWTFDKKSGEVIGLDNLTEKSEEAIKAIVAAARHNVAQTIKQRQQPEANLDEMITKEALSNFTITDDGNTLAWPIGQASLLPSAYGEMTIKVPIAAVAKYLQNPTARKLANIPKPPEPKPKPAPAAPPAANSGGKVIALTFDDGPGPYTAQLLDILDQHGAKATFFLIGSKVSAQADVLRRMHARGHQLGNHSWSHPELPKLPIDQIAGEIDRTNDAIKQATGVTPAILRPPYGAVNGVVLEQIRTRGMSSILWSVDTRDWADRNSQIVCSRAVAGAHPGAIILMHDIHQTSVGAVPCILSALKQQGYSFVTVQGLLGNMAAGAGYP comes from the coding sequence GTGACCGCGATAGGCGTATTGTTCTACTTCCACTCCAAGCAACCACCAGCGCAGCGCCCAACGGTCTTGGAAGATGAAAAATATTACTTCACCGACTCACGCTATGCTGGCATCCGCTCCAAGTTCGTAACACGCGACACCAAACACGAAAAAGTCTCAATTGAATACCCAATCACCAGCAATTCCAAAATCAACAAGCTCATCGCCCGAGCAATTGACCGCGCCGACGGCGATTTTCGCCACACCGCCACTAATGCTCCGACATTCGACCGGCCAATGACAGAGGCGATTAGTTATCAAGTGACGCATAATAATTCGACCGCTCTGTCGATGATCGTCAATATTAAACAAGATATGCACGGCGCGCATCCGGTGTCACTAACGCATTTTTGGACGTTTGACAAAAAGTCTGGCGAGGTGATTGGCTTGGATAATTTGACTGAAAAATCAGAGGAAGCCATCAAGGCAATCGTGGCAGCTGCCCGGCACAACGTCGCGCAAACCATCAAGCAGCGCCAGCAACCAGAAGCAAATCTTGATGAGATGATCACCAAGGAGGCGTTATCGAACTTCACCATCACTGATGATGGTAACACCTTGGCTTGGCCGATTGGACAGGCGTCGCTCTTGCCGTCAGCCTACGGCGAAATGACAATCAAAGTACCGATCGCTGCCGTTGCCAAATATCTGCAAAATCCGACAGCCCGGAAACTAGCTAATATCCCCAAGCCGCCAGAACCAAAACCAAAGCCAGCGCCCGCCGCGCCGCCAGCCGCGAATTCTGGGGGTAAAGTGATCGCCTTAACATTTGACGACGGGCCGGGGCCGTACACTGCGCAGCTATTGGATATTTTGGATCAGCATGGTGCTAAGGCGACGTTTTTCTTGATCGGCAGCAAAGTCTCCGCGCAAGCCGATGTACTGCGGCGCATGCACGCGCGCGGCCATCAATTAGGCAATCATTCGTGGTCGCACCCAGAACTGCCTAAATTGCCAATTGACCAAATTGCCGGCGAAATCGACCGCACTAACGACGCCATCAAGCAAGCCACCGGCGTCACACCGGCTATTTTACGCCCGCCTTATGGCGCCGTCAATGGTGTTGTCCTGGAACAGATTCGTACACGTGGTATGTCGTCAATCTTGTGGTCAGTTGACACGCGGGACTGGGCTGATCGCAATAGCCAAATCGTCTGTTCACGCGCCGTCGCTGGCGCCCACCCTGGAGCCATCATCTTGATGCACGACATTCACCAAACGTCAGTTGGCGCCGTACCGTGCATCCTCAGCGCGCTGAAGCAGCAGGGGTATTCGTTTGTGACCGTGCAGGGACTACTCGGTAATATGGCGGCGGGAGCTGGGTATCCGTAG
- a CDS encoding DUF167 domain-containing protein — MKISIHLKPNSRHREEVVVGDDGVLTIYTKAPAIEGRANMAAAKLLAKYFGVAVSKVKLLRGVASKYKVFEVDKTE; from the coding sequence ATGAAAATCTCTATCCACCTCAAACCCAACTCCCGCCACCGCGAAGAAGTGGTGGTTGGTGACGATGGTGTGCTGACGATTTACACCAAGGCTCCAGCCATTGAAGGGCGGGCAAATATGGCGGCGGCGAAGTTGCTAGCAAAATACTTTGGCGTGGCTGTATCAAAGGTAAAATTACTGCGCGGCGTAGCTTCGAAATATAAGGTTTTTGAGGTGGATAAGACAGAGTAG